A region from the Salicibibacter cibarius genome encodes:
- a CDS encoding IS4 family transposase, which yields MRGKTKEIEKVIQTHSFSIDSIIRDVMKTFNFRSLCHKVGFKKEQGYPVADIITLLLVFPLMLLNSVNAFYKSGYKQVTKMQKDTIYRLKNHARMPWRNLLLHVSKQFQSLVNPDQDVDDKSAFIFDDTMDERVGRRIEEVSYVHDHVTGRKKSKATLGFKNLTMGLFDGKSFNPLDFSLHSEKKLYKKQRKEQYQKKRDPRSNGAKRKKECDVDKITNAIRMLKRAVKHGFKAKYVLVDSWFASKDFIRTCRGVKDGAMHVICAVRKDWRKYRYQGKDMHAKELLKTLKSEGKEKRCRKRNTRYYEVTVYYPGIDETVKLFFCRFPYQKEWRLYLSTDISLSFIETMDIYSVRWTIEVFFRETKQHLRLGKCQSQDFDAQIAHVTTTYILYAFLSYFRRVNDYETLGGLFEEMKDDMVEKNMAQRLWEMFDELLDVIIAATSESGAVDIHAFKTSEEYQYIKTLFEDSFLGHQLFDDDNVA from the coding sequence GATTCAATTATAAGGGATGTTATGAAAACGTTCAACTTTCGTTCCCTTTGTCACAAGGTCGGATTCAAGAAAGAGCAAGGATATCCGGTTGCAGATATCATCACCTTACTATTGGTGTTTCCACTGATGCTTTTGAACAGCGTCAATGCCTTCTACAAAAGTGGATACAAACAGGTCACCAAAATGCAAAAGGATACGATTTATCGCTTGAAAAACCACGCCCGGATGCCTTGGCGCAACCTGCTTCTTCATGTGTCTAAGCAGTTTCAATCTTTGGTTAACCCTGATCAGGACGTGGACGATAAGTCGGCTTTTATCTTTGATGATACGATGGACGAGCGTGTTGGCCGCCGGATTGAAGAGGTTTCTTACGTCCACGACCATGTGACCGGACGCAAGAAATCCAAAGCAACGCTCGGGTTCAAAAATCTCACCATGGGACTCTTTGATGGGAAAAGCTTTAACCCGCTTGATTTCAGTCTTCATTCTGAAAAGAAGCTATACAAGAAACAGCGGAAAGAGCAATATCAAAAGAAGCGTGATCCTCGCTCAAACGGTGCCAAGCGCAAGAAGGAATGCGATGTCGACAAAATCACGAATGCGATACGTATGCTCAAAAGAGCGGTGAAGCACGGTTTCAAAGCCAAGTATGTTCTCGTAGACAGTTGGTTTGCCAGCAAGGACTTTATCCGCACGTGCAGAGGGGTCAAAGATGGAGCGATGCACGTCATTTGTGCTGTCCGCAAGGACTGGAGAAAGTACCGTTACCAAGGGAAAGACATGCATGCGAAGGAACTGCTGAAAACCCTGAAAAGCGAAGGAAAAGAAAAACGTTGCCGCAAACGCAATACGCGTTATTATGAAGTCACCGTCTACTATCCCGGGATCGATGAAACCGTCAAATTGTTTTTTTGCCGCTTTCCGTACCAAAAAGAGTGGCGACTGTATCTCTCTACAGATATCAGCTTATCATTCATTGAAACCATGGACATTTATTCGGTTCGTTGGACGATCGAAGTTTTTTTCAGAGAGACGAAACAGCACCTTCGTCTGGGGAAATGCCAATCCCAAGATTTCGACGCGCAAATCGCCCATGTAACAACCACCTACATCCTGTATGCCTTTTTGTCTTATTTCCGACGAGTCAACGATTACGAAACCTTGGGAGGGTTATTTGAAGAGATGAAAGACGACATGGTGGAGAAAAATATGGCACAACGGTTATGGGAAATGTTTGATGAGCTCCTGGACGTGATTATCGCAGCCACCTCAGAATCAGGAGCGGTCGATATTCATGCCTTTAAGACGTCTGAGGAATACCAATACATCAAAACCCTTTTTGAAGACTCATTTTTGGGCCATCAGCTATTTGACGACGATAATGTCGCTTAA
- a CDS encoding quaternary amine ABC transporter ATP-binding protein, which translates to MMKIKVENLTKVFGKRPERAISLLKENKSKGEILEETGLTVGVNKASFDVQDGEVFVIMGLSGSGKSTLVRLLNRLIEPTSGAVYLNDDNLAEMNEKKLRTIRRRDMSMVFQKFGLFPFRTIQSNVEYGLEVQGFEREERSKKAGDALKLVGLEGYENMYPEELSGGMQQRVGLARALANDPEILLMDEAFSALDPLIRKDMQDELMDLQENMKKTIIFITHDLDEALRIGDRITIMKDGAIVQIGTPEEILTNPADEYVEKFVEDVDRSKVFTAQNVMTRPETVQPEREGPRVALQRMRNSGISSIYAIKRDRELIGIVHADELSQLVDEGVDDFKGVIHNDVLRVELETPVTEVIDLIKNSKVPAAVVQDGKLRGIIVRSSVLGALAGGEVNVNGSVSEPFSS; encoded by the coding sequence TTGATGAAAATCAAGGTTGAGAATTTGACCAAGGTATTTGGGAAAAGGCCGGAACGGGCCATCTCTCTTTTGAAAGAAAACAAGTCGAAAGGAGAAATTCTCGAAGAAACAGGCCTTACCGTCGGTGTAAACAAAGCATCATTTGACGTTCAAGATGGTGAAGTGTTTGTGATTATGGGCTTGTCGGGGAGCGGAAAATCAACGCTCGTGCGTTTGCTCAACCGTTTGATCGAACCGACATCAGGTGCTGTCTACTTAAATGATGACAACTTGGCGGAAATGAACGAAAAAAAATTGCGGACGATTCGCCGCCGGGACATGAGCATGGTGTTTCAGAAATTTGGCCTCTTCCCTTTTCGAACGATTCAAAGCAATGTGGAGTATGGGTTGGAAGTACAGGGATTTGAACGGGAGGAAAGAAGTAAAAAAGCGGGTGATGCCCTGAAGCTCGTTGGCTTGGAAGGGTATGAAAACATGTATCCCGAAGAATTATCGGGCGGGATGCAGCAACGTGTAGGACTTGCCCGCGCCCTGGCCAATGATCCGGAAATTCTTCTTATGGATGAAGCATTTTCGGCGCTCGATCCTTTAATCCGAAAAGACATGCAAGATGAACTGATGGATTTGCAGGAAAACATGAAGAAAACGATTATATTTATCACGCACGATTTGGATGAAGCACTCAGGATTGGAGATCGGATTACGATTATGAAAGACGGAGCCATCGTACAAATCGGAACTCCGGAAGAAATTCTTACGAATCCGGCCGATGAGTACGTTGAGAAATTCGTAGAAGATGTAGACCGTTCAAAAGTATTCACGGCACAAAATGTCATGACGAGACCTGAAACCGTCCAGCCGGAACGGGAAGGCCCGCGCGTCGCTTTGCAGCGCATGCGCAATTCAGGCATCTCAAGCATTTATGCCATTAAACGCGACCGGGAACTGATAGGGATTGTCCACGCGGACGAATTATCCCAACTCGTGGATGAAGGAGTCGATGATTTCAAGGGTGTTATCCACAATGATGTGCTGAGAGTAGAACTTGAAACACCCGTTACCGAAGTGATCGATCTTATTAAAAACAGCAAAGTGCCCGCGGCGGTTGTCCAAGACGGGAAGCTTCGCGGCATTATCGTGAGAAGCTCAGTGCTTGGTGCCCTGGCAGGAGGAGAGGTGAATGTCAATGGATCTGTTTCCGAGCCTTTCTCTAGCTGA
- a CDS encoding ABC transporter permease translates to MDLFPSLSLADWIESFVDWLTNADVIFDSIDALIAWILSALTTIMDIVPIPVVIIGIPLLTFFFAGRKIGLSLFVFFGLLLIDNLQFWNDMILMLSIVLAATFISVLVGIPIGIWMSKSRTVEAIIKPILDFMQTLPQFVYLIPAVAFFGIGMVPGVIASVIFGMPPTIRLTNLGIREVSSEVTEAADAFGSTPSQKLYKVQLPMAKTTIMAGVNQTIMLSLSMVVIASMIGADGLGDVVYTAVGRNDVGSGFEAGIAIVVVAIILDRLTAGFQLKKKK, encoded by the coding sequence ATGGATCTGTTTCCGAGCCTTTCTCTAGCTGATTGGATTGAAAGCTTCGTTGATTGGTTAACGAACGCGGATGTGATATTTGATTCAATTGATGCTTTAATCGCTTGGATCCTGAGCGCTTTAACGACGATTATGGACATTGTGCCTATTCCGGTTGTGATTATTGGGATTCCCCTTCTTACCTTTTTCTTTGCCGGCAGGAAGATTGGTTTAAGTCTGTTCGTCTTTTTCGGCTTATTGCTTATCGATAATCTCCAATTTTGGAATGACATGATTCTTATGCTTTCCATCGTGCTGGCAGCGACATTTATTTCCGTTTTGGTCGGGATACCGATTGGCATTTGGATGTCAAAAAGCAGGACGGTTGAAGCAATCATTAAACCGATCCTGGACTTCATGCAGACATTGCCGCAGTTCGTTTATTTGATTCCGGCGGTTGCCTTTTTCGGGATCGGCATGGTGCCGGGGGTTATTGCATCTGTCATCTTTGGAATGCCTCCAACGATACGTTTAACGAATTTAGGCATTCGGGAAGTATCTTCAGAGGTTACTGAAGCCGCGGACGCGTTTGGCTCCACACCGTCGCAAAAACTATATAAAGTGCAACTTCCCATGGCCAAGACAACGATTATGGCCGGGGTCAACCAAACGATAATGTTATCCTTATCAATGGTTGTCATAGCCTCGATGATCGGTGCTGACGGCCTCGGGGATGTTGTCTATACAGCCGTCGGACGAAATGATGTGGGCAGTGGTTTCGAAGCCGGTATCGCGATCGTTGTCGTGGCGATCATTCTTGACCGCTTAACCGCCGGTTTTCAACTCAAAAAGAAAAAATAG
- a CDS encoding glycine betaine ABC transporter substrate-binding protein: protein MIKHWKRLGIATGLSLTLVAAGCGADNEDMTQADESGDAEEENYAEEMDYTIVGIDPGAGIMERADQALEDYDLAEWNLQTSSEEAMIAALEDAIDNEEPIVVTGWGPHWKFVDHDLKYLDDPELSFGEAQDIHTLAREEMQEDFPEAYEILETFEWTAEDLEEIMYEMNQGVDEIEAAQNWIDENEDVVASWTEGVDEVDGEIFEIVHGPWGTDLAAAYVMLLVLEDMGYDVELTNVESIHMYTAIGNGDVDAMLTSWLPDSHATFYEQVEGEVEDLGPNIEEGAPLGLVVPEYMDIDSIEDLQEE, encoded by the coding sequence ATGATTAAGCACTGGAAACGTCTCGGTATTGCCACCGGACTTTCGCTTACACTCGTTGCCGCCGGTTGCGGTGCAGACAATGAGGATATGACTCAAGCCGATGAAAGTGGAGATGCGGAAGAAGAAAACTACGCGGAAGAAATGGATTACACTATCGTCGGTATTGATCCAGGTGCTGGAATTATGGAAAGAGCGGATCAAGCTTTAGAAGATTATGATCTTGCGGAGTGGAATTTACAAACGAGTTCAGAAGAAGCCATGATAGCGGCATTGGAAGACGCGATTGATAATGAAGAACCGATTGTCGTGACCGGATGGGGTCCTCACTGGAAATTCGTAGACCATGACCTTAAATATCTTGATGACCCGGAGCTTTCATTTGGAGAAGCTCAAGACATTCATACGCTCGCTCGGGAAGAGATGCAGGAGGATTTTCCGGAAGCCTATGAAATACTGGAAACTTTTGAGTGGACAGCTGAGGACTTGGAAGAAATCATGTATGAAATGAACCAAGGGGTGGATGAGATTGAAGCGGCGCAAAATTGGATTGATGAGAACGAAGATGTGGTCGCGAGTTGGACGGAAGGTGTGGACGAAGTCGACGGCGAAATATTCGAAATTGTTCATGGCCCTTGGGGAACGGACCTTGCAGCGGCCTACGTGATGCTCCTTGTACTTGAAGACATGGGGTATGACGTTGAATTGACTAATGTGGAATCGATCCATATGTACACAGCCATAGGAAATGGTGATGTAGACGCCATGCTTACTTCATGGTTGCCGGATTCACACGCAACGTTTTACGAACAAGTGGAAGGTGAAGTTGAAGATTTAGGTCCAAATATAGAAGAGGGGGCTCCTTTAGGGTTAGTTGTGCCGGAATATATGGATATTGATTCTATTGAAGATCTTCAAGAAGAATAG
- a CDS encoding DinB family protein codes for MTEEQIFQQINMVRQSTLNELDGLSEQQADQMPEGFNNTIRWNLGHTYTVQNVLLSNYGGKNIETPSRYLELFAPGTKPADWEGEVPTLDEIQQSLEEQPEKLKQALSGQLDDEAAEPFMSLSTVGEILNFTLYHEGMHVGMIKSIKKVQ; via the coding sequence ATGACCGAAGAACAAATTTTCCAGCAGATCAACATGGTTAGGCAAAGTACCTTGAATGAATTAGACGGCTTATCCGAACAACAGGCAGATCAAATGCCCGAGGGGTTTAATAACACGATCCGTTGGAACCTGGGCCACACCTACACCGTTCAAAACGTTCTACTTTCAAATTACGGCGGTAAAAATATTGAAACACCCTCTCGCTACTTAGAATTGTTCGCCCCGGGAACAAAGCCCGCCGATTGGGAAGGTGAAGTCCCGACGCTCGACGAAATACAACAAAGTCTTGAAGAGCAGCCGGAAAAATTGAAGCAAGCATTGTCCGGGCAACTGGATGATGAAGCAGCGGAACCATTTATGTCCCTCTCAACAGTCGGTGAGATTTTGAATTTCACCTTGTATCACGAAGGGATGCATGTTGGAATGATTAAAAGTATCAAAAAAGTTCAATGA